From Neobacillus sp. PS2-9, the proteins below share one genomic window:
- a CDS encoding cupin domain-containing protein, whose protein sequence is MKISKHNAEHYTWGSQCDGWHLVNQQELSVIHERMPSQTAEVRHYHQQSRQFFFVLSGNPTLEVDGERFTLTPQEGIEVPPHIPHQMFNQSSSDVEFLVISQPTSKGDRILAE, encoded by the coding sequence ATGAAAATAAGCAAACACAATGCGGAGCATTACACATGGGGGAGTCAGTGTGATGGCTGGCATCTGGTCAATCAGCAGGAACTCAGTGTTATCCATGAACGGATGCCGAGCCAAACAGCAGAAGTAAGACATTATCATCAGCAATCACGACAATTTTTCTTTGTTTTATCAGGAAATCCTACGTTAGAGGTGGATGGGGAACGTTTCACCCTAACACCACAGGAGGGGATCGAAGTACCCCCACACATCCCACACCAAATGTTTAATCAATCCAGCAGCGACGTGGAATTCTTAGTCATATCCCAGCCGACTAGTAAAGGTGATCGAATTTTAGCTGAATGA
- a CDS encoding threonine/serine dehydratase, whose amino-acid sequence MMRTNLNLQDIKEARERIHPYIRHTPLEYNWELSRLFATNIFLKLENRQVTGSFKARGSFNKLLTLNQEQRERGVIAPSAGNHGIGLAYAAHQLNIHALVYLPKDADSSKVKALEQFGALITFFDTIEEARLAALEASENKDYTFLSAYNNSSMIAAGGTIGLEILEDLTDVDIVISCLGGGGLTAGLCLALKAINPRIEVWGVQTENSPTFAIWNEAGKAISVDLEPSIAEGLSGPIEPETITFPIIHRHIDRILTVSEKELIAAMKLMLNSQYMVEPSGAAGVACLPQVGSELKGRKVAIIITGRNISWSRFRSLVSETEPVIDF is encoded by the coding sequence ATGATGCGAACTAATCTCAATTTACAGGATATCAAAGAGGCTCGCGAACGCATTCACCCCTACATCCGTCATACCCCATTGGAATACAATTGGGAATTAAGCAGGCTATTTGCTACGAACATTTTTTTGAAGTTAGAAAATCGGCAGGTAACTGGAAGCTTTAAGGCTCGTGGATCTTTTAATAAGCTATTAACCTTAAATCAAGAGCAACGTGAACGGGGAGTGATTGCTCCTTCTGCCGGAAATCATGGGATTGGTTTGGCCTATGCGGCTCATCAACTAAACATTCACGCACTAGTGTATTTACCAAAGGACGCAGATTCTAGTAAAGTAAAGGCATTGGAACAATTTGGTGCCTTAATTACATTTTTTGATACGATTGAAGAGGCGAGGCTGGCAGCATTAGAGGCTTCGGAGAACAAGGACTATACTTTTCTTTCTGCTTATAATAATTCATCCATGATAGCAGCCGGGGGGACAATTGGATTAGAAATTTTAGAAGATCTAACTGATGTAGATATCGTAATCAGTTGTTTAGGTGGCGGAGGACTAACAGCTGGTTTGTGTTTGGCACTAAAAGCAATTAATCCGAGAATAGAGGTTTGGGGAGTCCAAACAGAAAATAGTCCGACATTTGCGATTTGGAATGAAGCGGGCAAGGCTATTTCGGTGGATTTAGAGCCGTCGATCGCAGAAGGGCTGAGTGGACCAATTGAGCCAGAGACAATCACGTTTCCAATTATTCATAGACATATTGATCGTATTCTAACAGTCTCTGAGAAAGAACTCATTGCTGCCATGAAATTGATGCTCAACTCCCAGTACATGGTTGAACCCTCTGGAGCAGCAGGAGTCGCGTGTTTACCACAAGTAGGAAGTGAATTAAAGGGCCGAAAGGTGGCAATCATCATCACCGGACGGAATATATCTTGGTCGAGGTTTAGGTCGTTGGTAAGTGAGACGGAACCTGTTATTGATTTTTGA
- a CDS encoding MFS transporter — protein sequence MKNNYSLFKNKSFLFFFFAALFGVLGEGIYGLTAIVMVLEKTESIVEIGKLLVLTLLPSVVLAPILGVFIDRFNKIKLALLCNFLRFAAIAIIPASVAFGFFYVTIFYVSILLSYMIWFVIEPLKESILKEILSPEEYKQGISLVQGAWQLGLLASAIIAGMLMDRLGTTEAIFAASLVYILAGFLFFGINIKVNKEARKHKGKSTLKQYRGELVQGWIYFFQNKTVLYFALATSMVLPFFYSINTLIAPFNYQTLKGDGISLGIIDGGAGIGSLISAILCTLWVRNHAILRVVLVAISLSALSTVLFSLTTSVPFAFIMYLIMGMFIGMVKVLTRLLLFEQVEEKLIGRVMTSVSFVSLTVSIMMSLLIAFIGEVGLTYGYLAISMGLIIPFVLTWKGSKSRSLTNFFVKKEKCSDKEEGVYDAN from the coding sequence ATCTATGGATTAACCGCTATCGTTATGGTACTTGAAAAGACGGAATCGATTGTTGAGATTGGAAAACTGCTTGTACTGACTTTATTGCCTTCTGTAGTCCTTGCACCAATTCTAGGCGTGTTCATCGACCGTTTTAATAAAATTAAACTGGCACTCCTATGTAATTTTTTGCGGTTTGCTGCCATTGCCATTATCCCGGCTAGCGTTGCTTTCGGGTTTTTTTATGTCACTATTTTCTATGTTTCCATTCTTTTAAGCTATATGATCTGGTTCGTTATAGAACCTCTCAAAGAAAGTATCTTGAAGGAAATCCTGAGTCCAGAAGAATACAAACAAGGAATTTCCCTTGTACAGGGAGCTTGGCAGTTGGGGCTGTTGGCATCTGCTATCATTGCTGGGATGTTAATGGATAGACTAGGCACGACCGAAGCAATATTTGCAGCTAGTTTAGTTTATATTTTGGCAGGATTTTTATTTTTTGGGATCAACATCAAGGTGAATAAAGAGGCAAGGAAACATAAGGGGAAATCTACCCTCAAGCAATATAGAGGAGAACTGGTACAGGGCTGGATCTATTTTTTTCAAAACAAAACAGTCCTATATTTTGCCTTGGCCACCAGCATGGTGTTGCCATTCTTCTATTCTATTAATACACTGATTGCTCCTTTTAATTATCAAACCCTCAAAGGTGATGGAATTTCACTGGGAATCATTGATGGTGGAGCCGGAATTGGTAGTCTTATATCTGCAATTCTATGTACTCTTTGGGTAAGAAATCATGCCATTTTACGGGTGGTCCTAGTAGCTATTTCCTTATCAGCTTTATCAACCGTTCTATTTAGTTTAACAACCAGTGTGCCCTTTGCCTTCATCATGTATCTGATAATGGGAATGTTCATTGGGATGGTAAAGGTACTCACAAGACTATTGCTGTTTGAACAGGTTGAAGAGAAGTTGATCGGCAGGGTGATGACATCTGTTTCGTTTGTTAGTTTAACTGTATCGATTATGATGTCACTTTTGATTGCCTTTATTGGTGAAGTGGGCCTTACTTACGGCTATCTTGCTATCAGTATGGGGTTGATCATTCCCTTTGTTCTTACTTGGAAAGGGTCTAAATCCAGGAGTTTAACAAACTTTTTTGTAAAAAAGGAGAAATGTTCTGACAAGGAGGAGGGGGTTTATGATGCGAACTAA